The following are encoded together in the Salinibacterium sp. UTAS2018 genome:
- the dnaG gene encoding DNA primase — MAGLIKRSDIDEVRSRTNLADIVGDYVTLKSAGSGSMKGLCPFHEERSPSFHVRPQVGFYHCFGCGEGGDVYTFLQRMDHVSFSEAVERLAGRISYELHYEDGGAATDHGNRARILAANQAASEFFVAQLASPEAAPGRSFLGERGFDQSAAERFGIGFAPRGGVLMKHLNKLGYSSEELVVAGLIGKGERGDYYDRFRGRLVWPIRDVTGQTLGFGARRLLDDDKGPKYLNTPETPVYHKSQVLYGLDLAKKDISRGKQIVVVEGYTDVMACHLAGVTTAVATCGTAFGVDHIKIVRRMIGDYDNADTTATGEVIFTFDPDEAGQKAANRAFAEEHRFAAQTFVAVAPDGLDPCDLRLKKGDGAVRRLVTTRKPMFEFKIRRELAVHDLETVEGRVAALRAAAPVVAGIRDSALGIGYVRSVAGWLGMEPTEVQNAVTAAKRTAAPSGPPKAQQQSQSESSSQRPPEGFGEAPAQPGPSIMSLKVDAITRLERDTLMAVLQHPDVVGAELMGKLTQISIAEPSLAVVRDAIASLVDRALEPGWASAVADEVPSSFSTFVKQLSVAPIPEREERIPVYCVQVTTDLIERDLLRQKRELLGVLQRMDRESDPERYVQTQRDLMRIEAERRALREEG, encoded by the coding sequence GTGGCTGGCCTGATCAAACGAAGCGATATCGACGAGGTGCGTTCGCGCACCAACCTCGCCGATATTGTTGGCGACTACGTCACCCTCAAGAGCGCCGGTTCCGGCTCCATGAAGGGCCTCTGTCCCTTTCATGAGGAGCGTAGCCCCAGCTTCCACGTTCGGCCTCAAGTCGGCTTCTATCACTGCTTCGGATGCGGTGAAGGCGGCGACGTCTACACATTCCTGCAGCGTATGGACCACGTCTCGTTCTCCGAGGCCGTCGAGCGCCTTGCCGGCCGTATTAGCTACGAACTTCACTATGAGGATGGCGGCGCGGCGACCGATCACGGCAATCGCGCGCGTATCTTGGCTGCCAATCAGGCGGCATCCGAATTTTTCGTCGCCCAGCTAGCGAGCCCCGAGGCAGCCCCCGGGCGCAGCTTTTTGGGCGAGCGTGGTTTTGACCAGTCCGCTGCCGAGCGTTTCGGCATTGGCTTCGCGCCTCGCGGTGGCGTGCTCATGAAGCACCTCAACAAGCTCGGCTATTCCTCGGAAGAACTCGTTGTTGCCGGCCTCATCGGCAAGGGGGAGCGGGGCGACTATTACGACCGTTTCCGCGGCCGCCTGGTGTGGCCGATCCGCGATGTCACGGGCCAGACTCTTGGCTTTGGCGCTCGGCGTCTGCTCGACGATGACAAGGGCCCTAAATACCTCAACACTCCCGAGACGCCGGTTTATCACAAGAGCCAAGTGCTCTACGGGCTCGATCTTGCCAAGAAAGACATTTCGCGCGGCAAGCAGATTGTCGTGGTCGAGGGCTACACGGATGTCATGGCCTGCCATCTTGCTGGCGTCACGACCGCGGTCGCCACGTGTGGCACGGCGTTCGGCGTGGACCACATCAAGATCGTGCGCCGCATGATTGGCGATTACGACAACGCAGACACGACGGCCACGGGCGAGGTCATCTTTACTTTCGACCCGGATGAAGCGGGCCAGAAGGCCGCGAACCGCGCCTTTGCCGAGGAGCACCGCTTCGCCGCGCAAACCTTCGTTGCTGTGGCGCCCGATGGCCTCGACCCATGTGACCTGCGGCTGAAGAAGGGCGACGGTGCGGTTCGTCGCCTCGTCACCACGCGCAAGCCCATGTTCGAGTTCAAGATTCGCCGCGAACTGGCCGTGCACGACCTCGAAACGGTAGAAGGCCGTGTAGCGGCGTTGCGTGCTGCGGCCCCCGTGGTCGCGGGCATCCGCGATTCGGCACTGGGTATTGGCTATGTCCGCAGCGTTGCGGGATGGCTCGGTATGGAGCCGACCGAGGTGCAGAACGCCGTGACCGCAGCGAAGCGCACCGCAGCCCCGTCGGGGCCGCCTAAGGCGCAGCAGCAGTCGCAGTCCGAGTCATCCTCCCAGCGCCCGCCAGAGGGCTTCGGGGAGGCGCCAGCGCAGCCTGGCCCGTCGATCATGAGCTTGAAAGTCGATGCGATTACGCGCCTTGAGCGAGACACCCTCATGGCGGTGTTGCAGCATCCGGATGTCGTGGGTGCCGAGCTCATGGGCAAGCTCACTCAGATTTCGATCGCTGAGCCTTCGCTCGCGGTCGTGCGCGATGCCATCGCCTCTCTCGTGGATCGCGCGCTCGAACCCGGCTGGGCCTCCGCCGTCGCTGACGAAGTGCCGTCATCGTTCTCCACCTTCGTGAAGCAACTGAGCGTTGCGCCGATTCCGGAGCGTGAAGAACGCATCCCGGTGTACTGCGTGCAAGTGACAACCGATCTCATCGAGCGCGACTTGCTGCGCCAAAAGCGCGAACTTCTCGGAGTTTTGCAGCGTATGGATCGCGAGAGTGATCCGGAGCGCTATGTGCAGACCCAACGAGACCTCATGAGGATCGAAGCGGAGCGTCGAGCGCTCCGCGAAGAAGGCTAG
- a CDS encoding deoxyguanosinetriphosphate triphosphohydrolase translates to MAVKGYTEADAERWFPEQHSSRRSDFARDRARVLHSSALRRLAAKTQVLSPTMGTDFARNRLTHSLEVAQVGRELADSLGLDPDVVDTACLSHDLGHPPFGHNGERALNEWAADIGGFEGNAQTLRLLTRIEPKVFGPDGKSYGLNLTRASLDASTKYPWPSAQGIPDPSGRSKYGFFDDDTAAFEWLRAGAPDRQRCIEAQVMDLSDDIAYSVHDFEDAIVGDFIDVTALGARVNHDDLVKSMFEWIGGEFTHDELIAAFDRLDLLDPWLDQWDGSRAAHGRLKNLTSQLIGRFAGAAVQATREAHPTDALARFGGSLVIPKEIQAEIAVLKGIVAAFVMSTNARRPIYQQQRDVLTELADVLLWTAPVNLDSGFTADWNSAENDHQRKRAVVDQVASLTDQSAIAWHTRLVG, encoded by the coding sequence GTGGCGGTTAAGGGCTATACGGAAGCAGACGCCGAGCGTTGGTTTCCTGAGCAGCATTCGAGTCGCCGCAGTGATTTTGCGCGCGACCGGGCACGGGTGTTGCACTCGAGCGCGCTGCGTCGCCTTGCGGCCAAAACTCAAGTTCTCAGCCCCACGATGGGCACCGACTTTGCCCGCAACCGTCTCACTCATTCGCTCGAGGTCGCTCAAGTTGGCCGCGAGCTTGCCGACAGTCTGGGGCTCGACCCGGATGTCGTCGACACCGCTTGCCTTTCTCACGATCTCGGGCATCCGCCCTTCGGCCACAACGGTGAGCGCGCACTCAACGAGTGGGCGGCCGACATCGGTGGTTTCGAGGGCAACGCTCAGACCCTGCGGCTCTTGACACGCATCGAGCCCAAGGTGTTCGGGCCCGACGGCAAGAGTTACGGTCTCAACCTCACGCGGGCCAGCTTGGACGCGAGCACGAAGTACCCCTGGCCTAGCGCTCAGGGTATCCCCGACCCGAGCGGTCGTAGCAAGTACGGTTTCTTCGACGACGACACGGCGGCCTTCGAGTGGCTGCGGGCCGGCGCGCCCGATCGGCAGCGCTGCATCGAAGCGCAAGTAATGGACCTCTCCGACGACATCGCCTACTCCGTGCATGACTTCGAAGACGCCATCGTCGGCGACTTCATCGATGTCACAGCGCTCGGCGCCCGCGTCAATCACGATGACCTCGTGAAGTCGATGTTCGAGTGGATCGGCGGCGAGTTCACGCACGACGAACTTATCGCGGCCTTCGACCGTCTCGATCTCCTCGACCCGTGGCTTGATCAGTGGGACGGCAGTCGTGCCGCTCACGGTCGCCTCAAGAACCTCACGAGCCAGCTGATCGGCCGCTTTGCCGGCGCCGCAGTGCAGGCCACGCGCGAAGCGCATCCCACGGACGCGCTTGCTCGCTTCGGCGGCAGTCTCGTGATCCCGAAAGAGATTCAGGCGGAGATTGCGGTGCTCAAGGGCATCGTCGCGGCCTTCGTCATGTCGACGAACGCGCGTCGCCCGATCTATCAGCAGCAGCGCGACGTGCTCACCGAGCTCGCCGATGTCTTGCTCTGGACGGCTCCCGTGAACCTCGATTCTGGTTTCACGGCGGATTGGAATTCCGCTGAGAACGATCACCAGCGCAAGCGGGCAGTAGTAGATCAGGTGGCTAGCCTCACGGATCAGTCCGCGATTGCCTGGCACACACGACTGGTTGGCTAG
- the dusB gene encoding tRNA dihydrouridine synthase DusB, which yields MRQGSGLPWDNWYVTILAPADPRVAPQLSIGNLDLDVPVVLAPMAGITNTAFRRLCREYGAGLYVSEMITSRALVERTPESMRLITHHESETTRSIQLYGVDPKTVREAVTMLVAEDRADHIDLNFGCPVPKVTRKGGGAALPWKIDLFRDIVEGAVKAAGDIPLTIKMRKGIDADHLTYLEAARVGAGAGVASIALHARTAADFYSGHADWSAIEKLKNTITDTPILGNGDIWSAADALRMVDETGCDGVVVGRGCLGRPWLFGDLAAAFRGETLKAEPTLGQVAAAFKRHAELLVEFFGEEDRACRDIRKHVAWYFKGYSVGGELRAGMAAVQSLDHMDELLGNLDWSQEYPGIDAEGQRGRAGRPKKPTLPQGWLDSRELQESHRSELNQAELSTSGG from the coding sequence ATGCGGCAAGGTTCAGGCTTGCCGTGGGACAATTGGTACGTGACTATTCTTGCCCCTGCCGACCCGCGTGTCGCGCCACAGCTCTCTATTGGGAACCTCGACCTCGATGTTCCCGTCGTTTTGGCGCCCATGGCTGGCATCACCAACACCGCTTTCCGCCGCCTGTGCCGCGAGTATGGTGCTGGCCTGTACGTCAGCGAAATGATCACCAGCCGCGCGCTGGTCGAGCGCACGCCCGAGAGCATGCGGCTCATTACGCACCACGAGTCGGAGACGACTCGCAGCATCCAGCTCTATGGCGTTGACCCGAAGACGGTTCGCGAAGCAGTCACGATGTTGGTCGCTGAAGATCGTGCCGACCACATTGACTTGAATTTCGGATGCCCGGTTCCCAAGGTCACTCGCAAGGGTGGGGGAGCGGCGCTGCCGTGGAAGATCGATTTGTTCCGCGACATTGTCGAGGGCGCTGTGAAGGCTGCCGGCGATATTCCGTTGACGATCAAGATGCGCAAGGGCATCGACGCTGATCACCTGACGTATCTCGAAGCTGCCCGCGTGGGCGCCGGCGCCGGGGTGGCGAGCATCGCACTGCATGCTCGCACGGCCGCCGACTTCTACTCGGGGCACGCTGACTGGTCGGCGATCGAGAAGCTTAAGAACACGATCACCGATACGCCCATTCTCGGCAACGGCGACATCTGGAGCGCAGCCGATGCTCTCCGCATGGTCGATGAGACTGGATGCGACGGGGTCGTTGTCGGTCGCGGTTGCCTCGGCCGTCCGTGGTTGTTCGGCGATCTCGCTGCTGCCTTCCGCGGAGAGACACTCAAGGCGGAGCCCACCCTCGGCCAAGTAGCCGCTGCATTCAAGCGTCATGCCGAACTTTTGGTCGAATTCTTTGGCGAGGAAGATCGTGCCTGCCGCGACATCCGCAAGCATGTTGCCTGGTACTTCAAGGGGTATTCGGTCGGTGGCGAGCTGCGGGCCGGCATGGCAGCAGTTCAATCGCTCGATCACATGGACGAACTGCTCGGTAACCTCGACTGGTCGCAGGAGTACCCCGGCATCGATGCTGAGGGCCAGCGCGGTCGTGCGGGTCGCCCGAAGAAGCCGACGCTTCCGCAGGGGTGGCTCGACAGCCGCGAACTGCAGGAGTCGCACCGTTCCGAGCTGAACCAAGCAGAATTGAGTACCAGTGGCGGTTAA
- a CDS encoding aminoacyl-tRNA deacylase gives MTAGTDRVRDDAERRGIPIEIVERAPATSLEHAAELLGITPAEIVKSLVVKRSDGSFLFALVPGDRQISWPKLRALVGVNKLRMPDAEVALDATGYARGTITPLGSTTVWPVYADERMVGKRVSMGAGDHGHTAWVQADKLISGLDAIVADITTDAGSN, from the coding sequence ATGACGGCAGGAACTGACCGCGTTCGCGACGATGCCGAACGCCGCGGCATCCCCATCGAGATCGTCGAACGCGCGCCAGCGACGTCGCTCGAACACGCCGCTGAGCTGTTGGGAATCACCCCCGCCGAGATCGTGAAGTCGCTCGTCGTCAAGCGCAGTGACGGCAGCTTTCTCTTCGCACTCGTGCCCGGCGATCGCCAGATATCGTGGCCGAAACTTCGAGCGCTCGTGGGCGTCAACAAACTCCGGATGCCCGACGCCGAGGTAGCCCTCGACGCCACTGGGTACGCCCGCGGCACCATCACTCCGCTCGGCAGCACCACCGTCTGGCCCGTCTACGCTGACGAACGTATGGTCGGAAAGCGCGTGTCCATGGGTGCCGGCGATCACGGGCACACCGCGTGGGTGCAGGCAGACAAGCTGATCAGCGGCCTCGACGCGATCGTTGCCGACATCACGACCGACGCAGGAAGCAACTAA
- a CDS encoding DsbA family protein produces MNDSANPIAPVKIDIWSDVQCPWCYIGKRRLEAAVESSGIAVDIEYHSFELAPDTPVEYEGTPTQFLSESKGLALPQVEEMLTRVTDIATSLGLDYDYDHIHQTNTIKAHELLHFAKAQGRQLEMKERLLEAYFVKTEHVGRVDDLADIAASIGFDRDEVVRVLESNEYLPAVKADMETAMQYGIQGVPFFVIEGKYGVSGAQESETFANVLSQVLTERDA; encoded by the coding sequence GTGAATGATTCAGCAAACCCGATTGCCCCTGTCAAAATCGATATCTGGTCTGATGTTCAGTGCCCGTGGTGCTACATCGGAAAGCGCAGGCTCGAAGCGGCTGTGGAGAGCTCTGGCATCGCCGTCGACATCGAGTACCACTCGTTCGAACTCGCGCCAGATACCCCGGTGGAGTACGAAGGCACGCCCACTCAGTTTTTGAGTGAGAGCAAGGGCTTGGCGCTGCCTCAGGTCGAGGAGATGCTGACGCGCGTCACTGACATCGCCACGAGCCTCGGTCTCGACTACGACTACGACCACATTCACCAGACGAACACGATCAAGGCGCACGAGCTTCTGCACTTTGCGAAGGCTCAGGGCCGTCAGCTTGAGATGAAGGAACGCCTACTTGAGGCGTACTTCGTCAAGACAGAGCACGTCGGTCGTGTCGACGACCTAGCCGATATCGCGGCCTCCATCGGCTTCGATCGCGACGAAGTTGTGCGCGTTCTCGAGTCGAACGAGTATCTTCCTGCGGTGAAGGCCGACATGGAAACCGCGATGCAGTATGGCATCCAAGGCGTGCCTTTCTTCGTTATCGAGGGCAAGTACGGGGTTTCAGGTGCGCAGGAAAGTGAAACCTTCGCTAACGTACTCTCACAAGTACTTACCGAAAGAGATGCGTAA